TGGGATCCCCGGAGCGACTCCGTCGCGCAGGTCGGCCTGCTGGGCGACCCGACGGGCACGATCAAGTTCACCAAGTGGGCCAAGTCCGATCTGCCGGCCCTCGAGGAGGGCGCGGTCTACGACCTTCGCAACGTCGTCACCGACGAGTACCAGGGCCGGTACTCGGTCAAACTCAACTCGACGACGGTGATCGAGGAACTCGACGAGGACCTCGAGGTCGGTGACGACACCAGCGAGATCGAGGGCGCCCTCGTGGACATGCAAAGCGGCAGCGGCCTCATCAAGCGCTGCCCGAAAGAGGACTGCACGCGCGTCCTGCAGAACGGCCGCTGTAACGAACACGGCGAGGTCGAAGGCGAGTTCGACCTCCGCATCAAGGCGGTCGTCGACGACGGGATCGACGCCCACGAGGTCATCTTCGACAAGGAGGCCACCGAGGACCTGACGGGCCTGAGTCTCGAGGAGGCCAAGGACATGGCGATGGACGCCCTGGACACGACCATCGTCGCCGACGAGATCGCTGCGGACATCGTCGGCACCTACTACCGCATCGA
This portion of the Haloterrigena gelatinilytica genome encodes:
- a CDS encoding replication factor A (Replication protein A protects and stabilize the intermediate ssDNA that is generated by the unwinding action of a DNA helicase at the replication fork. In addition, SSBs prevent the formation of secondary structures by single-stranded template DNA.); protein product: MSDVRQHADDIHDQFSDHIDVSVDDVEERLTTLVDEYKVPIDEARRSVTNHYLEEAGLEREDISRGGSEEVNVEDVDEPEQWIDLTAKVIELWDPRSDSVAQVGLLGDPTGTIKFTKWAKSDLPALEEGAVYDLRNVVTDEYQGRYSVKLNSTTVIEELDEDLEVGDDTSEIEGALVDMQSGSGLIKRCPKEDCTRVLQNGRCNEHGEVEGEFDLRIKAVVDDGIDAHEVIFDKEATEDLTGLSLEEAKDMAMDALDTTIVADEIAADIVGTYYRIEGPTFGRYVLADDVEELDGPADAEQLLIRARSM